A window of Gammaproteobacteria bacterium contains these coding sequences:
- a CDS encoding ribose-phosphate pyrophosphokinase: MVGRLSIFSGNSNPALATGIAAELGLPLGERKVSRFSDGEIAVEIEENVRGRDVFIIQPTCPPTNDNLMELLVMTDAMRRSSAARITAIVPYYGYSRQDRRPRAVRSPISAKLVANMMQAAGIDRLLTIDLHADQIQGFFDIPVDNVYASRVFIDDIKKQHVNNMIVVSPDVGGVVRARAIAKRVNDSDLAIIDKRRPKANVSQVMNIIGDVKGRTCVLIDDMIDTAGTLCQAAKALKDEGAIKVVAYITHPILSGPALDRINSSTLDELVVTDTIPLSVEAQACDRIRQLSTAGILAKAIRHMTDYGSVMSLSKV; this comes from the coding sequence ATGGTTGGCAGACTGTCGATATTTTCCGGGAATTCGAATCCTGCTCTGGCAACTGGTATCGCCGCCGAACTTGGCCTGCCGTTAGGCGAGCGCAAAGTCAGTCGTTTTAGTGACGGTGAGATCGCGGTCGAGATCGAGGAAAATGTGCGTGGGCGCGATGTTTTCATCATTCAACCCACCTGTCCCCCGACCAATGACAACCTGATGGAATTGCTGGTTATGACCGATGCCATGCGCAGGTCATCTGCAGCACGTATCACGGCCATTGTTCCGTATTACGGTTACTCGCGTCAGGATCGACGCCCGCGAGCCGTACGCAGCCCGATCTCGGCCAAACTGGTTGCAAATATGATGCAAGCGGCGGGAATTGATCGCTTGCTCACAATTGACCTGCACGCTGACCAGATTCAGGGCTTTTTTGATATTCCGGTTGATAATGTGTATGCCTCGCGGGTTTTTATTGATGACATCAAAAAACAACATGTCAACAACATGATCGTTGTTTCGCCGGATGTTGGCGGTGTGGTTCGTGCACGGGCAATCGCCAAACGGGTTAATGACTCCGACCTGGCGATCATTGATAAACGTCGGCCTAAAGCCAATGTGTCACAAGTCATGAATATTATTGGTGATGTTAAAGGCAGAACCTGTGTACTCATCGATGACATGATCGATACTGCCGGCACACTGTGTCAGGCCGCAAAAGCATTAAAAGATGAAGGCGCAATTAAAGTTGTGGCTTACATCACCCACCCGATCTTGTCTGGACCGGCTTTGGATCGTATTAATTCTTCGACTTTGGATGAGTTGGTAGTCACTGACACCATTCCCTTGTCGGTCGAGGCTCAGGCCTGTGACCGTATTCGTCAATTGAGTACGGCAGGTATTTTGGCAAAAGCCATTCGACACATGACCGATTATGGTTCAGTGATGTCTTTGTCTAAGGTATAA
- a CDS encoding 50S ribosomal protein L25/general stress protein Ctc — protein MADLVLTAQLRDDNGKGASRRLRRLGWVPGILYGGNKEPRSIALKDNELANALKVESFYSNIFTIKVDDVEQECILKDLQRHPAREEAMHVDLMRIVAGQAIKTTIQLHFIGEEQAPGVKTEGGAFNRNMVDVEITCLPKDLPEFIEVDVSGMHKDETLHLTDLVMPEGVEIVELMHGEGHDQPVISIRTARVSIEPEEEVDEAAPEEAGDAPAEGEADA, from the coding sequence ATGGCTGATTTAGTATTAACCGCGCAACTGCGTGATGACAACGGGAAAGGAGCGAGCCGCCGCCTGCGTCGTCTAGGTTGGGTGCCGGGAATTTTGTATGGCGGTAACAAAGAGCCGCGTTCAATTGCATTAAAAGACAACGAGTTGGCGAATGCATTGAAAGTCGAGTCATTCTATTCCAACATTTTTACTATCAAAGTAGATGATGTGGAACAAGAATGTATTTTAAAAGATTTGCAACGGCATCCAGCACGCGAAGAGGCCATGCATGTTGACCTGATGCGCATTGTCGCGGGTCAGGCGATCAAAACCACAATCCAGTTGCACTTTATTGGCGAAGAACAAGCCCCCGGAGTTAAAACCGAAGGTGGTGCATTCAACCGTAATATGGTGGATGTTGAGATCACCTGTTTGCCAAAAGACTTGCCGGAATTCATTGAAGTGGATGTGTCTGGTATGCATAAAGATGAAACCCTGCATTTGACTGATCTTGTGATGCCAGAAGGTGTAGAGATCGTTGAGTTAATGCACGGTGAAGGACATGACCAGCCGGTTATTTCTATCCGTACAGCACGCGTTTCAATCGAGCCGGAAGAAGAAGTTGATGAAGCTGCTCCTGAAGAGGCCGGAGATGCTCCAGCCGAAGGTGAAGCTGACGCTTAA
- the pth gene encoding aminoacyl-tRNA hydrolase — protein MKKIPDNKPKLIVGLGNPGDEYRYTRHNVGAWFVHALARKFGASFKADRKFQGEVAEIIVKGHKLRLLFPTTYMNLSGQSVRAVADYYNIEPEEILVAHDELDLPAGHMRLKFSGGHGGHNGLRDTSQHMGKDYWRLRIGVDHPGNRKQVTNYLIHQKTPREDEEQILVGIEKVIKLLDNLLEDGYEKTMHVLHQKELSPEQLAEEEQRQARKKAKKEAWLNRKAEANQEKARDKSSPNKQIKDIGNKTAIQLALEKARHEEE, from the coding sequence ATGAAAAAAATTCCTGATAACAAACCAAAACTGATCGTGGGTCTCGGTAATCCGGGCGACGAGTATCGCTATACACGCCACAATGTTGGCGCCTGGTTTGTGCACGCTTTAGCGCGTAAATTCGGTGCGAGTTTTAAGGCGGACCGGAAATTTCAGGGCGAAGTGGCCGAGATCATTGTGAAAGGTCATAAGCTTCGACTCTTATTTCCGACTACCTACATGAATCTGAGCGGTCAGTCTGTTCGGGCCGTTGCGGATTATTACAATATTGAACCCGAAGAAATTCTGGTGGCACACGATGAACTGGATTTGCCCGCCGGACACATGCGACTGAAATTCAGTGGCGGGCACGGTGGTCATAATGGGTTACGTGATACCTCGCAGCACATGGGCAAGGATTACTGGCGCTTACGTATAGGCGTGGATCATCCTGGCAATCGCAAGCAGGTGACCAATTATCTGATCCATCAAAAGACTCCGCGTGAAGACGAAGAGCAGATCCTGGTCGGAATCGAAAAAGTGATAAAGCTCCTGGATAATCTGCTTGAAGACGGTTATGAAAAAACCATGCATGTATTGCATCAAAAAGAATTAAGTCCCGAGCAGCTTGCTGAGGAAGAGCAACGGCAGGCGCGTAAAAAAGCCAAAAAGGAAGCCTGGTTGAATAGAAAGGCCGAGGCCAATCAAGAAAAAGCACGCGACAAAAGTTCGCCCAACAAACAAATAAAAGATATTGGCAACAAAACCGCGATACAACTGGCACTGGAAAAAGCCAGGCACGAAGAAGAATAG
- the ychF gene encoding redox-regulated ATPase YchF: protein MAIKCGIVGLPNVGKSTLFNALTQAEISAENYPFCTIDPNVGIVMVPDPRLDELYKIVKPQKTLPTTVEFVDIAGLVAGAANGEGLGNKFLANVRETDAIAHVVRCFDNDDVIHVAGKVDPLDDIDVINTELALADLESVERQLQKATKQAKSQDKEAIRLRDVLQKMQNHLADGLPLRTLDLNSAELDVAKGLQFITDKPVMFVANVNEDGFENNPYLDKVRELAEKEKAVVVPVCAALEAEIIQLDEEEQAEFLAEMGMTEPGLDRVIRKGYELLGLQTYFTAGEKEVRAWTVKIGATAPQAAGVIHTDFEKGFIRAEVVSYDDFIKYQGETGAKDAGRFRLEGKDYIVQEGDVMHFRFNV from the coding sequence ATGGCAATTAAATGCGGCATTGTAGGGCTGCCCAATGTGGGAAAATCAACCTTATTCAATGCCTTGACCCAGGCAGAGATCTCCGCGGAGAACTACCCGTTTTGTACCATCGACCCGAATGTCGGCATCGTGATGGTTCCTGACCCGCGTCTGGACGAGCTTTACAAAATTGTGAAACCACAAAAAACCTTGCCGACCACAGTCGAATTTGTGGATATTGCCGGATTGGTGGCGGGCGCTGCCAATGGTGAAGGTCTGGGTAACAAGTTTCTTGCCAATGTGCGTGAGACAGATGCCATAGCGCACGTGGTGCGTTGTTTTGACAACGATGATGTGATCCATGTGGCCGGTAAAGTGGATCCCTTGGATGATATCGATGTGATCAATACCGAACTGGCCCTGGCAGATCTGGAATCGGTGGAGCGCCAATTACAAAAAGCGACTAAACAGGCAAAATCCCAGGATAAAGAGGCAATTCGTTTACGCGATGTTTTGCAAAAAATGCAAAACCATTTGGCAGACGGTTTGCCACTGCGCACCCTGGATCTGAACAGCGCCGAACTGGACGTTGCCAAAGGCCTGCAATTTATTACCGACAAGCCGGTTATGTTTGTGGCCAATGTGAATGAAGATGGCTTTGAGAATAATCCTTATCTGGATAAGGTTAGAGAGTTGGCGGAAAAAGAGAAAGCCGTTGTCGTGCCGGTTTGTGCGGCATTGGAGGCCGAGATCATTCAGCTGGATGAAGAAGAGCAGGCCGAGTTTTTGGCGGAAATGGGTATGACCGAACCGGGGCTTGATAGGGTTATACGCAAAGGCTATGAACTCTTGGGATTGCAAACTTATTTTACTGCCGGTGAAAAGGAAGTACGCGCCTGGACCGTTAAAATTGGCGCCACGGCACCCCAAGCAGCGGGAGTTATTCACACCGACTTTGAAAAAGGCTTTATTCGTGCGGAAGTAGTGTCGTATGATGACTTTATCAAATACCAGGGTGAAACGGGTGCTAAAGATGCGGGTCGTTTTCGTCTGGAAGGCAAAGACTATATTGTGCAGGAAGGCGATGTGATGCACTTCCGGTTTAATGTTTAA